One stretch of Manis pentadactyla isolate mManPen7 chromosome 10, mManPen7.hap1, whole genome shotgun sequence DNA includes these proteins:
- the CDC42EP1 gene encoding cdc42 effector protein 1, with translation MPGPQGAGGAPTMSLGKLSPVGWLSSSQGKRRLTADMISPPLGDFRHTMHVGRGGDVFGDTSFLSNHGGSSRSTHRSPRSFLAKKLQQVRRAGAPPRRMASPPAPSPAPPAVSPIIKNAISLPQLNQATYDSLVVGKLSFDRSPASSTDGHSSYGLDSGFCTISRLPRSEKPRDQDRDSTFPSEPELRRSDSLLSFRLDLDLGPSLLSELLGVMSLSEAPAAETPAPAANPSAPATSPRAPAASPPAPAIRPSIPASNPPPRGHCPNGVTAGWGPVTEVRASPVGECPRIPADRASGRHWGAAVRGSGGVRHYTDMDAWRELVEVTPQAGASWESLDGEQGTTQTGSRASVPSTVQANTFGLIDVDEDDEVKV, from the exons ATGCCGGGCCCCCAGGGAGCCGGAGGAGCCCCCACCATGAGCCTGGGCAAGCTGTCACCTGTGGGCTGGCTGTCCAGCTCGCAGGGGAAGAGGCGGCTGACTGCAGATATGATCAGCCCCCCTCTTGGGGACTTCCGCCACACTATGCACGTGGGCCGTGGTGGTGATGTCTTCGGTGACACCTCCTTCCTCAGCAACCACGGTGGCAGCTCCAGGAGCACCCACCGCTCCCCCCGCAGCTTCCTGGCCAAGAAGCTACAGCAGGTGCGGAGGGCGGGGGCACCACCCCGGCGGATGGCTTCCCCGCCGGCACCCTCGCCCGCCCCACCCGCCGTCTCCCCCATCATCAAGAACGccatctctctgccccagctCAACCAGGCCACCTATGACAGCCTCGTGGTGGGCAAGCTCAGCTTTGACCGCAGCCCTGCCAGCTCCACGGACGGCCACTCCAGTTACG GCCTGGACTCGGGGTTCTGCACCATTTCCCGCCTGCCTCGCTCAGAAAAACCTCGTGACCAAGACCGTGATAGTACCTTCCCCTCTGAGCCTGAGCTTCGCCGCTCTGACTCCCTCTTGTCCTTCCGCCTGGACCTCGACCTTGGGCCCTCTCTCCTCAGTGAGCTACTTGGAGTCATGAGCCTCTCAGAAGCCCCTGCAGCTGAGACCCCAGCCCCTGCTGCAAATCCCTCAGCCCCTGCCACGAGCCCCCGAGCCCCTGCTGCGagtcccccagcccctgccataaGACCCTCAATCCCTGCCTCCAACCCCCCACCCCGTGGACACTGCCCCAATGGGGTAACAGCTGGTTGGGGCCCAGTGACTGAGGTAAGGGCCAGTCCTGTAGGAGAGTGTCCCCGCATACCTGCCGACAGGGCCTCTGGCAGGCACTGGGGAGCAGCCGTGCGTGGCAGCGGGGGCGTCCGCCACTACACTGACATGGATGCTTGGCGAGAGCTAGTGGAGGTGACGCCCCAGGCTGGGGCTTCTTGGGAAAGCCTGGATGGAGAGCAGGGGACAACCCAGACAGGCAGCAGGGCCTCTGTGCCCAGCACGGTGCAAGCAAACACCTTTGGGCTTATTGATGTTGACGAGGACGATGAGGTCAAGGTGTAA
- the LGALS2 gene encoding galectin-2 yields the protein MSGKFEITNMDMKLGTTLKLKGKIASDASGFMINLGQQADKLALHFNPRIRESVIVCNSRDGNWGQEQRDNHMCFSPGSEVKFTVTFESDKFKMTLPDGHQLTFPNRLGYSHLSYLCVEGGFNISSFKFD from the exons GGGAAATTTGAGATTACGAACATGGACATGAAGCTGGGGACAACCCTGAAGTTGAAGGGCAAGATTGCCAGTGATGCTAGTGG CTTTATGATTAATCTGGGCCAGCAGGCAGATAAACTGGCTCTGCATTTCAACCCTCGCATCCGTGAATCCGTCATTGTCTGCAACTCACGGGATGGCAACTGGGGACAGGAGCAACGGGACAATCACATGTGCTTCAGTCCAGGGTCAGAGGTCAAG ttCACCGTGACCTTTGAGAGTGACAAGTTCAAGATGACACTGCCAGACGGGCACCAGTTGACCTTTCCCAACAGACTGGGTTACAGCCACCTGAGCTACCTGTGTGTGGAAGGCGGGTTCAACATCTCCTCCTTCAAGTTTGACTGA